Genomic DNA from Alicyclobacillus fastidiosus:
GGGGTGCCGCTCAGGAGTGCAAAATTGCGAGGCACTTGTCCGCCAGATGGCGTCCACCCGAGTAGGCTGAGTGTTCCGTCTTCTTCAACGCGATACTCGGCGATGCTATCGTGCCCGCGATTCGACACGTACAGGTAGCTGCCATCGTCCGCAATATGAATGTCTGCAGTCGTGTTGTCCCCGCGATACGAGTCCGGCACGGCGGATATCGTCTCTAGACTCGTGAGTTCTCCAGTCGATGGATCGACTGTATAGCGCGTGACCGACGATGCCAGTTCGTTCACGACATACACCCAAGGAGATGCGGGATGAAACGCAACGTGACGGGGGCCCATACCAGGGGCCGTCGTCGTCATAGACTTACGAGACAATTGGCCCAACACAGCGTCCAGCTCATAGACGTACAACCGGTCAGCCCCTAGATCTGGCACCAACCACAGAGGCGTTCCGGGAATCGGGAAAATCGCATGCGGATGCGACGATTCTTGCCGCTCGACATGAACGCTCTTACCGTCGTGGAGAATCTGTTGTTGCATCGGCTGAATGGCACCATTTGAATCGATGGGATACAAGCAGATACTTCCCGTGCGATAGTTCACCGCCAACAGCCAACGCCCGGTCTCGTCGACAGACAAGTGACAAGGTTCGCACCCGCCAGTCGGTTGGCGATTGATTTCCGATAATTCGCCGGTGTGTGGGTGGTAGTGGAACGAGACGACATGCCCTTCTGTCACCGTTTCACTGACGGCGAAGAGTCGCTCTGAACGCGTGTCGACCGTGAGAAAGGAAGGGTGTGCGATCCCGGTGTACACCGCACTGGGTTCGATTCTCTCCCGCGCAACGTCCAATATATAGGTATAAATGCCTGGGCGGTCTTGTGGTTCGTATGTTCCAGTGAAGATCAGATACCTCGCGATCCCTCGATCCGTCATTTGGCTCTCCCCTATGAACGCAGTTTTTTTCACGTAACGAAATCAGCATAAACTGCGATCACTGCGATGTGCAAACGCCGAAATGTTTCGGATCACCGAAAGGAATTTAATTACATATGTTGGAGGCGAATGGGTCTCCGTGTTATACTAGATTAAGATTGTTAATTTCCCGTTTTATTCTTGTTAAGCAGAAAATAATAGGTAATTTTGTGAGGGGTTTCGTGATGAAAATCACGGTACATGGACTTATGAAGGAGGGATCCTGATGCAAAAGTTAAACCGACAAATGGGCACGTTCAGCCTGATGATGACTGGCGTCGGTTCAATCATTGGGTCAGGCTGGCTCTTTGGTGCCCAGAAAGCGGCCGTCGTCGCTGGACCAGCTGCTCTACTGGCATGGATTGTCGGCATGGTCATGGTTCTGTTCATTGGCCTTGTGTATGCGGAACTCGGCGCACGGTTCCCACAATCGGGCGGTATGGTTCGCTATGCGCAGTACTCACACGGTTCGGTAACCGGATTCATTTCTGGGTGGGCCAATTGGATCGCCATTGTGTCTGTCATTCCAATTGAGGCGGAAGCATCTATTCAATATATGAGTTCCTGGCCAGTGGCTTGGGCGCATGCTCTCTTCAATGCCAAATCACAAAGCCTGAGCGGTCTTGGACTATCTTTGGCGGCCATTCTCGTGTTCATCTACTTTTTGATCAACTTTTGGACAGTACGGCTGTTTGCCCGCGTGAATACCTTGATTACCATCCTGAAATTCGTGATTCCAGGTCTTACGGGCATCGCTTTGTTGTGCAGTGCGTTTCACGGTGGAAACTTCACTCAACACGGCGGCTTTGCCCCGTTCGGATGGTCCGGTGTGCTCACGGCAGTAGCCACGTCCGGCATCGTGTTCGCATTTAACGGTTTCACGAGCCCCATCAACCTGGCCGGTGAAGTCAAGCGTCCCAATCGTTCGGTGCCGATCGCCGTGGTGGGATCGATCGTCCTTGCAGCGATCGTCTACATGTTGTTGCAGGTCGCATTCATCGGATCGCTTTCGCCTCACATGCTGGCAAATGGATTTCAGCATTTAAACTTTGATTCGCCTTTTGCAAATCTAGCAATGGCATTCGAACTCAATTGGCTGGCCATCATTCTATTCGCGGATGCGTTTGTGTCGCCATCTGGCACCGGGATCACCTACACGGCTACGACCGCGCGCATGATCTACGGCATTAGTGAAAATGGTTGGTTGGCGAAATCGCTGTCCAAGATTCACCCAACGTGGAGGATCCCGCGTCGGGCGATGTGGTTGAACCTCGGCGTGGCGTATCTGTTCCTGGTACTGTTCCGCGGGTGGGGGCAACTGTCGACCGTCATTTCCATCGCGACGCTCATTTCCTACGTCACAGGTCCAGTGTCTGCCCTTTCCTTTCGAAAGATCGCGGACGGGATGGGTTCGCGTGTACGCATAAAAGGGCTGCAAGTACTAGCCCCGATCGCCTTTGCGATGGCGTCCCTGATCTTGTACGCAGGAAAGTGGCCGAGTACTGGCCGCGTCATTTTCGTCATGCTGATCGGTCTGCCTGTGTACCTGCACTTCCAGTTTCACAACGAAGGATTTCGCGGGTTTTCTCGCCATATCAAGTCTAGTTTATGGGTCATCGCATACCTGGCGTTTATGATCTTGGTGTCCTACCTCGGCAGTACTCCGTTTGGTGGCATTGACGTCCTGCCCTACGGCGTGGACTTACTGATTGTCGCCCTGGGATCCATCGCCTTTTTCTACTGGGGCGTCAAGAGCGCTTGGGTGACGCCTTATCTCGAGCGCGCTCAGTCCGGTTATGAAGCGGAAATGCGCGAAGAGGAAGACACCAGAGCGCTGAATCTCGACGACGAGCACTCGGCGACCATGTAAGGCAATTGCGTCTATCGGTTTCTAAACTCGAATATGTTTGACAACGGTACGACTGAAGTGTAATCTTTATCCACAACTACAACGGAATATCGTAAGTCTTCTTATCAAGAGCGGCGGAGGGACTGGCCCGATGAAGCCCGGCAACCACCGAATATCGATTCGGATTGGTGCTAATTCCTGCAGGACGCATGTCCTGGGAGATGAGAGGGATGCGTCCACAAAGGACATCTCCCTCTGGGAGATGTCCTTTTTTGCTCAGTCCGACTCTCCCACATACGCCGTGTCCACGGCGTCAAAAGCATAGTGCCCCGAGGAGGAAGTAACATGGCGAAGCTTGGAATTGGTTTACTTGGATGTGGCGTAGTGGGAACTGGAATTTTGCGCGTGATCGACGAAAAGCGGGCTTTGCTCGCAAATGAACACGGCCTCGCGCTCGACGTTCGCGGGATCGTCGTTCGCGACGTGCATCGAACGCGCGATGCTGTGGTCGATCTCGACAAATTGCGCACAGACTGGCTATCTGTATGCACGGACGACGAGATCGACGTCGTCATCGAAGTGATGGGCGGCATTGACACGGCCCGCGATGCCGTGCTTACGGCCCTTCGGAACGGCAAATCGGTGGTGACGGCGAACAAAGAAATGATGGCGAAGCATGGCCAGGAAATTCGCCAGGTCGCGCGTGACCATGGCGCGTACATTCGCTTCGAGGCCAGTGTTCTCGCCGGTATTCCTGTCGTGCACACATTGGAGACATACTTCCAGTTGAGTGAAATCCTCCGTTTGCGCGGGATTATGAATGGTACTTCCAATTACATTTTGACGCGCATGCACAACGAGGATCTTGCGTTTGCTGACGCACTCGCATTCGCGCAAGCGCTTGGTTACGCAGAGGCTGACCCGGCGATGGACGTTGACGGGGTGGACGCGTGGTGTAAGCTTCAAATTCTCCTCGACTGCATTGGCGTTCCACAAGGCGCACGCGTTGGGACAGACATCGAAGGAATTCGCGGCGTGTCCAAAGCGTCGATCGCGGCAGCGAAACGGCAACACCAAAAGGTAAAACACGTCGTCTGCGCCGAGTGGGACCCTCAAAGCGGCTTCGTGACCTGGAACGTAGGACCGCAAGTCGTCTCCCCGGAGGACCCACTATACGCCATCGACGATGTACAAAATGCGATTTGCATCGATGGCGATGTGTCCGGGACCATCACCCTATCGGGGCCAGGTGCAGGAGCGTTGCCGACGGCCAGTGGGATCCTCGAGGACGTCTTAAAAATCGCCCGCAAACTTCAAGTGTCTGTCCCGGTTTAACTGCACGCGGACGCTGCGCCCGCTTCGCCTCCGTGGCCGATCAAGTCGCAGCACGACTCGCGCCATCAGCTGCGGCGCTCACACCGCAGCAAGGCGCTTGGCGGGCAGACGAGAGTCCATCATCTACGCCGACTTGCCCGCTACACGCGTTTATCCAACTGTGGACAGCGGCTGCGAGGACGGGCGCACGGTCACGCGGTGTGACTGCCCGTCGTCGACGAGATGCAAATAGTCACTTTCCATCTCCTCGCCGTCCACGACCCAAGTCGTGAGCGGTCCACCATTACCCGCACAGTGAACGTCGATCGAATACGTCGACTCGCCATATCGGTAGTCCACGGTAAATGAATCCCACCCCGAAGGTACACAGGGTTGAATGTACAGCCTGTCGTTTCGACGCGTGACACCAAGTACATACTCCAGCCCTGCCTGGTACATCCACCCGGCTGCCCCTGTGTACCAAGACCACCCCGCCCGCCCTTCGTGGGGCTTGGCAGTGTAGAGGTCGGCGGACATCACATAGGGCTCGTTCCCGTATTCCAGGACTTCTCGCACCGTCTGCGTGTGCGAGATCGGGTTCAACGTGCTGAACAATTCAAACGCCTTGTCCCGGCGACCAAGCATCGCCCACGCGACGATACTCCAAATCACACCGTGCGTGTACTGCCCACCGTTCTCGCGAATGCCAGGCGGGTACCCCTGGATGTATCCCGGGCTCGGCCTGGTTTCGTCAAACGCCTTCGTCAGCAATCGAGCAAGGCGGAGATCGCGATCTACCAGTTCGCGGTCAAACGAGCGCATTGCTCGCTCTTGCCGCTCCTCTGACGCCCCCTGTGAAATCACAGACCAGGACTGAGCGATCGCGTCTATGCGACACTCCCTGTCCTCGATGGAGCCGAGCCATCGACCTTCGTCCGTAAACGCGCGGCGGAACCAAGCGCCGTCCCATGCATGTCGATTTAAATTGTCCTCTAGTTCATGAACTTGCCCTTCCAACTGCTCAGCCAAGGCCGCATCCGATAAGACGTCCCTACCCAGCCGTATCCATCGCTTGAGGACGTCCAGCAGGAACCAACCGAGCCAGACGCTCTCCCCTCGACCTTTGGCTCCAACGCGATTCATTCCGTCGTTCCAATCGCCAATCCCCATTAGCGGGATACCGTGTTCGCCAAACCGCGAGGCGTGCCGTACCGCCCGCAGACAGTGCTCGAGAATGGTAGCGCGTTCCTCCGAGACCACTGTCTCCTCGTAGCGTTCGAGTTCGTCCTCCTTCAACACCTCACTGTGAAGGAACGGAACTTCCTCGTTCAAGATCTCCATGTCGCCCGTCTGCTCGATGTAGCGAGACACGGCATAAGGAAGCCACAACAAATCGTCCGAATAGCGCGTGCGGATACCCTTTCGCGTTTCATCGTGCCACCAATGCTGAACGTCGCCTTCCCGGTACTGGTGCGCGGCGTTGTGCAAGATCTGCCGCCTCGTGATATCCGGGTCGGCGTGAAGCAGCGCCAGTGCGTCCTGCAGTTGATCGCGGAAGCCAAACGCGCCGCCGGCCTGGTAGAACGCGGTGCGGGCCCACATCCGGCAACAGAGCGTCTGATACAATAGCCACCCGTTGAGCATCAGATCCATCGGTCGATCCGGCGTCTTGACGCGAATCTGCCCGGTGATCCGCTCCCAATGCCGAGTGACGTCGGCCAACGTGTCCGCATAGGCACTGTGTTTGCCGTACGCCTGAACGAGCGACGACACTTCCTCCCTCGACGCTGCACATCCAAACAAAATCGTGAGCGAGGCGTCGCCATGCGCTGGCAATTCGATCACGGTTTGCACAGCTCCGCACGTACTGTCAAATGTCCCCGTTCGCTGAGACAACCTGTCCGCTTCAAGCGCAGCCGGACATGCCAGTGTCCCCCCTCGCCCGATGAACTCCGCGCGGTCACCTGTCCAGGAGTACAACGAAACCCCAGCGCGCCGCCTGTCGTGTTCCCCGAAGATGTGCAGAAACCCAACCGCATCCCGGAACGTCTCTTGATAGTGATTGCGTGCCAGCAGCGTGGAAAGCTCGTCGTCCCACTCCGTCACGATGTACGGCGCCTGCGCTTCCCGGGTCACACCGAGTACCCATTCGGCGTAGTACGTCACTGCGATCCGCTTGGCCTCGTCACTCCTGTTATGCAATCGCAGGCGGATGAGTTTCAGTGGATCCTCGCGTGGCACGACCATCTCCATCTCGTGAACAACTTCGCCGCTGGTCTGTTCGATCCGGCTGTATCCCCGTCCATGCGTCACTCGGAATGATCTGTCACCGCCCGCCGGCTCAGGTGCGGCAGACCAAATGTCGCCTGCATCCAAGTCGCGCAGGTAAAGACACTCACCTGGGCGGTCGAGGACGGGATCGTTCGTCCATGGCGTCAGCTTACACTCGCGGGAGTTCCGCCACCAGCTGTAGCCAGTTCCTAGTTCTGTAAGCAGGCAGCCAAACTGGGGGTTGGCCAACACGTTGGTCCACGGCCGTGGTAGATACGCCCCACGTTGCACGTGCACTTGGTATGCCTTTCCATCTTCGACGAATCCACCCCATCCGTTGAAATATTCTCCCTCGGGTGGAACATGTGGTGCGCGTTCTGGCGCCTCTTGGCGCGGCGAAGGCACACGTGCGACAGGAAGCGACCTGACCTCATCGACTTGCAGTTGGGCGGTCAGGCTGGGGCCGCCAGCCCGCAGCCAAACGCGCGCCACGGCCCGCAGCAACATCCGCTCGTCCTCCGACAGTTGCGAAGCTTTGAGGGAGATCATCCGCTCCATCTTGGCGATGCCGTGGGCTGCCAGCGCTTCGTGCAACCGGTGCCGCATTTCGTCCTGATAGCCCCCAATTGTCTCGTCGACGACGACCATGTCGACGGCGAGACCCACGTTGCACAAGTACTGATGCTGCCGAGCCAGCAGCGTGACGAATGGCAAGTCCGCTGGGTGCGCCAATGCGACGGCTAAAATTGGCGCATCGCCGCTGATGCCGTGCGACCACAAGGCGGATTGCCCTAGCACGTTGCGCGCAATCGCATCCCGGCGCACATGCGACAGGGGTGGCGTATACAAGAGACGCCCCGCCAGACGCAACGCTGCAACAATCTGTGCCGGCGACAGGTGATGCTGGCGCAGATTGATTTGCGACCTGACCCAAGCCAGGTGAAACGCTCCGTCTGCCTGTGAAGGCTCACTCAGGCGATGCACGATTTCGACAGCTTCTTCCCGACTCTGCGCCACGCCAGTCACCATGTACACAGAGGCCGTCTCACCGGGTGCCAGGTAGATGGCGCGCCGCATGACAAACGCCGGGTCGGCGACGGATCCAACAGATCCGCGAAGGCGGCTGCCGATCGATTTGGGCTGCGCCAACGAATAACCTCGACCGATGAATGCGGCTCGGTCGGTTTCAAACTCGTACTCCCCGGCCTCGCGGCCGTCGACATACATCGTGTGCACCGCCCAGGTTTCCATTTCGTCTTCTTCACGTGGTCGGCGCTTGGCAAATAAACACTGTTCATCCGC
This window encodes:
- a CDS encoding lactonase family protein, which produces MTDRGIARYLIFTGTYEPQDRPGIYTYILDVARERIEPSAVYTGIAHPSFLTVDTRSERLFAVSETVTEGHVVSFHYHPHTGELSEINRQPTGGCEPCHLSVDETGRWLLAVNYRTGSICLYPIDSNGAIQPMQQQILHDGKSVHVERQESSHPHAIFPIPGTPLWLVPDLGADRLYVYELDAVLGQLSRKSMTTTAPGMGPRHVAFHPASPWVYVVNELASSVTRYTVDPSTGELTSLETISAVPDSYRGDNTTADIHIADDGSYLYVSNRGHDSIAEYRVEEDGTLSLLGWTPSGGQVPRNFALLSGTPCLLVANQASNNLVLMRQSDDGRLKASGIDITVPSPVCIQSIPMANALDPH
- a CDS encoding APC family permease; translation: MQKLNRQMGTFSLMMTGVGSIIGSGWLFGAQKAAVVAGPAALLAWIVGMVMVLFIGLVYAELGARFPQSGGMVRYAQYSHGSVTGFISGWANWIAIVSVIPIEAEASIQYMSSWPVAWAHALFNAKSQSLSGLGLSLAAILVFIYFLINFWTVRLFARVNTLITILKFVIPGLTGIALLCSAFHGGNFTQHGGFAPFGWSGVLTAVATSGIVFAFNGFTSPINLAGEVKRPNRSVPIAVVGSIVLAAIVYMLLQVAFIGSLSPHMLANGFQHLNFDSPFANLAMAFELNWLAIILFADAFVSPSGTGITYTATTARMIYGISENGWLAKSLSKIHPTWRIPRRAMWLNLGVAYLFLVLFRGWGQLSTVISIATLISYVTGPVSALSFRKIADGMGSRVRIKGLQVLAPIAFAMASLILYAGKWPSTGRVIFVMLIGLPVYLHFQFHNEGFRGFSRHIKSSLWVIAYLAFMILVSYLGSTPFGGIDVLPYGVDLLIVALGSIAFFYWGVKSAWVTPYLERAQSGYEAEMREEEDTRALNLDDEHSATM
- a CDS encoding homoserine dehydrogenase codes for the protein MAKLGIGLLGCGVVGTGILRVIDEKRALLANEHGLALDVRGIVVRDVHRTRDAVVDLDKLRTDWLSVCTDDEIDVVIEVMGGIDTARDAVLTALRNGKSVVTANKEMMAKHGQEIRQVARDHGAYIRFEASVLAGIPVVHTLETYFQLSEILRLRGIMNGTSNYILTRMHNEDLAFADALAFAQALGYAEADPAMDVDGVDAWCKLQILLDCIGVPQGARVGTDIEGIRGVSKASIAAAKRQHQKVKHVVCAEWDPQSGFVTWNVGPQVVSPEDPLYAIDDVQNAICIDGDVSGTITLSGPGAGALPTASGILEDVLKIARKLQVSVPV